A portion of the bacterium genome contains these proteins:
- the dnaJ gene encoding molecular chaperone DnaJ encodes MPRRDLYETLGISRSATPEEIKRAFRQLAREHHPDVNQDPRADERFKDINEAYQVLSDPERRALYDRTGRTGSTMRDAGGFGPFGAGPFEDIFDMFFGRERATGGEPGPERGSDLRITLEVTLEEAAHGADKLIHVTREETCPVCFGTGAEKGSAPETCPTCHGAGQVRYSRRTAFGSFAQITTCPQCGGRTKVVRHPCGECRGAGRANANREISVKVPAGVEDGTRLRLSGEGEAGMRGGERGDLYVDVAIATHLVFARRGHDLHCEVQITMVQAALGDQVEVPTLDGSASLIVTPGFQPGSTMTLRGKGMPSLRDGRGDLIVHVQVVIPKELTKEQERLLLQFGKLRGEQVHPPKKTLLGKFRPSVS; translated from the coding sequence ATGCCCCGCCGCGACCTCTACGAGACCCTGGGCATTTCGCGCTCGGCGACCCCTGAGGAGATCAAGCGCGCGTTTCGACAGCTGGCTCGGGAGCACCACCCCGATGTGAACCAAGACCCGCGGGCGGATGAACGTTTCAAGGACATCAACGAAGCGTATCAGGTGCTGTCGGACCCGGAGCGGCGCGCGTTGTACGACCGGACGGGCCGCACCGGATCCACGATGCGCGATGCGGGCGGGTTCGGCCCCTTCGGGGCCGGCCCGTTCGAAGATATCTTCGACATGTTCTTCGGGCGCGAGCGCGCCACGGGCGGCGAGCCGGGTCCCGAGCGGGGAAGCGACCTCCGCATCACCCTCGAAGTCACCCTGGAAGAGGCGGCGCACGGCGCCGACAAACTCATCCACGTGACGCGCGAGGAAACCTGCCCGGTCTGCTTCGGCACCGGCGCGGAAAAGGGAAGCGCCCCCGAGACGTGCCCCACCTGTCACGGCGCCGGGCAAGTGCGGTACAGCCGCCGCACCGCGTTTGGCTCATTCGCACAGATCACGACCTGTCCGCAGTGTGGAGGGCGAACGAAGGTGGTCCGCCACCCCTGCGGGGAGTGCCGCGGAGCCGGACGCGCCAACGCCAACCGGGAGATCTCCGTGAAGGTGCCCGCCGGCGTGGAAGACGGGACGCGTCTCAGGCTTTCGGGCGAAGGCGAGGCGGGAATGCGGGGGGGAGAGCGGGGCGACCTGTACGTGGACGTGGCGATCGCGACGCACCTCGTGTTCGCGCGACGCGGTCACGACCTGCACTGCGAAGTTCAGATCACGATGGTGCAGGCCGCCTTGGGAGATCAAGTCGAGGTGCCGACCCTTGACGGGTCCGCGTCCCTGATCGTCACGCCGGGATTCCAGCCCGGGAGCACGATGACGCTCCGGGGCAAGGGCATGCCGAGCCTCCGAGACGGCCGTGGTGATCTCATCGTGCACGTTCAGGTCGTCATCCCCAAGGAGCTGACGAAAGAGCAGGAACGGCTGTTGCTGCAGTTCGGAAAGCTTCGCGGGGAGCAGGTTCACCCGCCAAAGAAGACGCTGCTCGGGAAGTTTCGCCCAAGCGTTTCTTGA